The proteins below are encoded in one region of Brassica napus cultivar Da-Ae chromosome A6, Da-Ae, whole genome shotgun sequence:
- the LOC125609996 gene encoding glutathione S-transferase T3-like: protein MANISGYVNLLTSQIPIDLESPGSQVPDEPGDKIRRKWTITDDKILIGAWLNTSKDPVVSTEQKADAFWNRIVDYYNASPLLVGTEPRKLRPCKQRWARINEQVSKFAGCYDGALREQRSGQNDDDIMKAALDIFFINNGYKFVLDHCWRELRHDQKWCATHTAKDGGKEKRKPPMEGDREEGGHREPEGRTPGVKAAKAGCKKKKSAREEELTKLEAVLATKEKISRHKLLDRLHAKTEPLSDMETTLKLKLMSEML, encoded by the coding sequence ATGGCTAACATTTCCGGGTATGTAAACCTACTAACTAGTCAAATCCCCATTGACCTTGAATCACCCGGTAGCCAAGTTCCTGATGAGCCTGGTGACAAGATTAGGAGGAAATGGACTATCACAGATGATAAAATCCTTATTGGTGCGTGGCTTAACACCAGTAAGGACCCTGTGGTGAGCACTGAACAGAAAGCTGATGCTTTCTGGAACCGTATCGTTGACTACTACAACGCAAGCCCTCTCCTGGTGGGTACTGAACCGAGGAAGCTTCGCCCTTGCAAGCAGCGGTGGGCTCGTATAAACGAGCAAGTATCCAAGTTTGCTGGATGCTATGACGGGGCTTTGAGAGAGCAGAGAAGTGGGcaaaatgatgatgatatcatgAAAGCGGCTTTAgacatttttttcattaataacGGCTACAAGTTCGTCCTGGATCACTGCTGGAGGGAGTTGAGGCATGACCAGAAATGGTGCGCAACTCATACGGCTAAGGACGGTGGAAAGGAGAAGCGGAAACCACCTATGGAGGGTGATAGAGAAGAAGGGGGACACAGAGAACCAGAGGGTAGAACTCCCGGGGTAAAGGCTGCCAAAGCCGgatgtaagaagaagaagagtgctAGGGAGGAGGAGTTGACGAAGCTAGAGGCTGTTTTAGCAACTAAAGAAAAGATCTCTAGACATAAACTCCTAGATCGTTTACACGCGAAAACAGAGCCACTCTCAGACATGGAGACTACTCTAAAACTCAAACTAATGTCGGAAATGTTGTGA
- the LOC106440841 gene encoding small nuclear ribonucleoprotein E-like: MASTKVQRIMTQPINLIFRFLQSKARIQIWLFEQKDLRIEGRITGFDEYMNLVLDEAEEVSIKKNTRKPLGRILLKGDNITLMMNTGK; the protein is encoded by the exons ATGGCGAGCACCAAAGTTCAGAGGATTATGACCCAACCTATC AACTTGATTTTTAGGTTTCTGCAAAGT AAAGCTAGGATCCAGATTTGGCTATTTGAGCAGAAAGATCTGAGGATTGAAGGAAGGATTACT GGTTTTGACGAGTACATGAACCTAGTGTTGGATGAAGCTGAAGAAGTGAGCATCAAGAAGAACACCAGGAAACCACTTG GAAGGATTCTACTCAAAGGAGACAACATAACTCTGATGATGAACAC GGGAAAGTAA
- the BNAA06G25130D gene encoding uncharacterized protein BNAA06G25130D, giving the protein MGLFSFWKLLKEVVGMLNESRKLFLKNKKLMFSVFVFYLVLNGLLYLFNVLTITPEITNLTQDLNLLPTMDPSSPEYMAQLMKVFADFRLFVVSSDIFNAVSFIINILSVQVIVHASALTYKKENVKFKDFVVLILKSWKGPLVTSFYISLFSLGYCLFFLIIIFPILLSSLSIASLFSLVSKIFVLLVLFLLFASYLATVWYLSIVISVLEETYGIQALGEAAKIVKGMKPKLFLLNIFYGLLIFGLAQIVALVSLAVDRSQSFAVTLATGLYLAVLTFVAMFLLMTYTVAYFQCKSPHGEDVERLRDVEYTTLPTTSLIGA; this is encoded by the coding sequence ATGGGTCTATTTTCGTTTTGGAAACTTCTAAAGGAGGTGGTGGGTATGTTAAACGAATCCCGCAAACTCTTTCTCAAGAACAAGAAGCTGATGTTCTCTGTCTTTGTATTTTATCTCGTGCTCAATGGTTTACTTTACTTATTCAACGTCCTTACTATTACACCCGAGATAACAAACTTGACTCaagatttaaatttgttacCTACGATGGATCCTAGCAGCCCGGAATACATGGCCCAACTTATGAAGGTCTTTGCAGATTTTCGCCTATTTGTCGTTTCTTCAGACATCTTTAACGCTGTCTCCTTCATCATCAACATATTATCCGTTCAAGTCATCGTCCACGCTTCAGCTCTTACTTATAAAAAGGAGAACGTCAAGTTCAAAGATTTTGTGGTTCTAATTCTTAAATCTTGGAAGGGACCTCTTGTGACCTCTTTCTACATTTCTCTCTTTAGTCTTGGCTATTGCTTGTTCTTCCTTATAATCATTTTTCCTATTCTTTTGTCATCTTTGAGTATTGCTTCCTTGTTTTCCTTGGTATCCAAGATTTTCGTTTTACTCGTTCTGTTCTTATTGTTTGCGTCTTATTTAGCTACTGTCTGGTACCTATCTATTGTCATATCAGTACTGGAGGAAACTTATGGGATACAAGCTTTGGGAGAAGCTGCAAAGATTGTTAAAGGAATGAAGCCAAAACTATTCCTCTTGAATATTTTCTACGGTTTATTGATCTTTGGTTTAGCTCAGATCGTGGCTCTAGTGAGTCTAGCGGTCGATAGGAGCCAGTCATTTGCGGTTACCTTAGCCACCGGTTTGTATCTAGCGGTGTTAACATTTGTGGCGATGTTTTTACTTATGACTTACACCGTTGCATATTTCCAATGTAAGAGCCCCCACGGTGAAGACGTTGAGAGGCTGCGGGATGTTGAGTATACGACACTACCCACTACTTCGCTTATAGGAGCATGA
- the LOC125609997 gene encoding uncharacterized protein LOC125609997 produces MSSSSSDNVDERLDEIIDEIVDDTYNDIVESQPNKQKGRAYVERNREVGHDRLWNDYFSEHSTFLAHLFRRRFRMSKDLFLRIVVTLSENIRFFTQRRDATGRSGLSPLQKCTAAICQLAYGSAADAADEYLRLGESTALSCLHHFTDGIIQLFGKEYLRRPTPEDLQRLLDIGEKRGFPGMVGSIDCMHWEWKNCPTAWKGQYARGSGKPTIVLEAVASQDLWIWHAFFGPPGTLNDINVLDRSPVFDDIFEGRAPTVEYVVNGHNYNLAYYLTDGIYPKWATFIQSITSPQGPKAELFAKKQEATQKDVERAFGVLQSRFAIVKNPALSLDKQKIGKIMRACTSLIEI; encoded by the exons ATGTCATCATCCTCATCCGACAACGTCGATGAAAGATTGGACGAAATTATCGACGAAATTGTTGATGATACATACAATGACATTGTGGAGTCCCAACCCAATAAGCAGAAGGGGCGTGCTTATGTAGAGCGAAACCGTGAAGTAGGACACGACCGTTTATGGAATGACTACTTCAGCGAACATTCAACATTTTTGGCCCATTTATTCAGACGCCGGTTCCGCATGAGTAAGGATTTATTCTTGCGTATAGTGGTGACCCTTTCAGAGAACATTCGATTCTTTACACAAAGAAGAGATGCAACCGGGAGGTCTGGTCTTTCTCCACTACAAAAATGTACGGCGGCTATTTGTCAACTAGCTTACGGTTCAGCGGCTGACGCTGCAGACGAATATCTTCGACTTGGTGAAAGCACGGCTCTTTCATGTTTACACCATTTCACTGACGGAATAATACAATTATTCGGAAAAGAGTATCTACGAAGGCCCACACCAGAGGATCTTCAACGGTTGCTGGATATTGGAGAGAAACGCGGGTTTCCTGGGATGGTGGGAAGCATTGACTGCATGCACTGGGAATGGAAAAATTGcccaaccgcttggaaaggacagtACGCACGTGGCTCGGGAaaaccgacaattgtcttagaggctgtggcttcacaagatctttggatttgGCACGCTTTCTTCGGTCCACCAGGTActttaaacgatattaatgtcTTGGATAGgtctcctgtttttgatgacattttcgAAGGCCGAGCTCCCACGGTAGAGTATGTGGTCAACGGACACAACTATAacttggcttactatctcactgaCGGTATCTATCCCAAATGGGCAACCtttatccaatctatcacaAGTCCTCAAGGCCCTAAGGCAGAATTATTTGCTAAAAAACAAGAAGCAACTCAGAAAGATGTGGAAAGGGCTTTCGGAGTATTGCAATCTCGATTTGCGATTGTGAAGAACCCGGCTCTTTCATTGGACAAACAGAAgattgggaagattatgagagcat GCACATCATTGAttgaaatatga
- the LOC125575860 gene encoding uncharacterized protein LOC125575860, translated as MGQDYSYSQPSSSSESLDITSLLEAECQMYADEADSGYCNSLPVQYPRQPEADDGIPTTCYCGAQPVLGCSYTSQNPYRRYFTCDNADDGDCHIWKWWEVAVMEEMMEFQRQLRDLKVQRYESEQKVPHLEKTVQELSKNKLGVKLMVCLLVLIGFLLLIVRGKFSPLFLCIFLNFDENF; from the coding sequence ATGGGACAAGATTACAGCTATAGTCAGCCCTCTTCATCATCAGAGTCTCTAGACATAACCTCTCTTCTTGAAGCCGAATGTCAGATGTACGCGGATGAAGCTGACAGTGGCTACTGCAATTCATTGCCGGTTCAGTACCCACGTCAACCAGAGGCTGATGATGGAATTCCCACGACATGTTACTGTGGAGCTCAGCCTGTTCTCGGATGCTCTTACACGTCTCAAAACCCATACAGAAGATACTTTACGTGCGACAATGCGGATGATGGAGACTGCCACATTTGGAAATGGTGGGAAGTGGCAGTAATGGAGGAGATGATGGAGTTTCAGAGACAACTTAGGGATCTTAAGGTCCAACGTTATGAGAGTGAGCAGAAGGTCCCTCACCTTGAGAAGACGGTACAAGAGCTTTCCAAGAACAAATTAGGAGTTAAGCTAATGGTCTGTCTGTTAGTTTTAATAGGTTTCCTGTTATTGATTGTGCGAGGCAAGTTCTCTCCTCTGtttctttgtattttcttaaattttgatgaaaacTTTTAA